From a single Miscanthus floridulus cultivar M001 chromosome 8, ASM1932011v1, whole genome shotgun sequence genomic region:
- the LOC136473483 gene encoding phosphoglucan phosphatase LSF1, chloroplastic-like: MAPHLLTPPALTMTGAAGSADPRAPRPRAPSRTFFCSSPGRARRGLRRRKGLSVVAAAAEGAEPGGPAGPMRLNEYMVAVDRPLGVRFALGVDGRVFVHSLRKGGNAEKSRIIMVGDTLKKAGGDGEGIVTIKDLGDTEIALRDKSGPCSLVLERPFAPFPIHQLHQNEDYRILFNRGRAAVASWNSAVWSTKLYGSSTGDGKCGFAVFSPRLLSSQGWAFLSKEKGGLNQSSTNLANRISEIVGLYSDEDDVNAEWAHGSFPLEEYIKALDRAKGELYYNHSLGMQYSKITEQIFVGSCIQTEKDVKMLSETMGITAVLNFQSESERINWGINSETINSSCHENNILMVNYPIREVDSLDLRKKLPFCVGLLLRLIRKNYRIYVTCTTGYDRSPACVISYLHWVQDTPLHIAHKFITGLHSCRPDRAAIVWATWDLIALVENGRHDGSPTHSECFVWNSGREGEDVELVGDFTSNWKDKIRCIHKGGSRYEAEVRLRHGKYYYKFIVGGQWRHSTSLPTETDEHGNVNNVIRVGDIARIRPAPSQLHIKDPTVVKVIERALTEDERFSLAFAARRMAFAICPIRLSPKQ; this comes from the exons ATGGCGCCCCACCTACTCACCCCACCGGCCCTCACCATGACTGGCGCCGCCGGATCGGCGGACCCGCGGGCGCCCAGGCCACGCGCGCCGTCGCGCACCTTCTTCTGCTCCTCCCCCGGCAGAGCGCGGCGGGGGCTCAGGAGGAGGAAGGGCTTGAGCGTCGTCGCGGCAGCGGCGGAAGGAGCGGAGCCGGGTGGGCCCGCGGGGCCGATGCGGCTCAACGAGTACATGGTCGCTGTCGACCGGCCCCTCGGCGTCCGCTTCGCCCTCGGCGTCGACGGACGCGTCTTCGTCCACTCCCTCAGGAAAGGG GGGAACGCCGAGAAGTCCAGGATCATCATGGTCGGCGACACGCTCAAGAAGGCGGGCGGCGACGGCGAAGGCATCGTCACCATCAAAGACCTAGGTGACACGGA GATTGCACTGAGGGACAAGTCAGGACCATGCAGCCTTGTCCTTGAGAGACCATTTGCTCCTTTTCCAATCCATCAGTTGCATCAAAATGAAGATTACCGCATTCTATTTAACAGAGGGCGGGCTGCTGTTGCCTCGTGGAATAGTGCTGTTTGGTCCACAAAGCTTTATGGATCTTCTACTGGGGATGGAAAATGTGGTTTTGCCGTATTCTCCCCAAGGTTGCTAAGTTCTCAAGGATGGGCTTTTCTGTCTAAAGAGAAAGGTGGACTCAATCAGAGTAGCACTAACCTTGCCAATCGCATAAGTGAGATTGTTGGTTTATATTCTGATGAAGACGATGTCAATGCTGAGTGGGCACATGGTAGCTTTCCTTTGGAGGAGTACATTAAAGCACTAGACCGTGCTAAGGGTGAACTGTACTATAATCATTCACTGGGTATGCAGTATAGTAAG ATAACAGAACAAATATTTGTTGGGTCATGTATACAAACAGAGAAAGATGTGAAGATGTTATCAGAAACTATG GGTATCACTGCTGTTCTGAATTTCCAAAGTGAAAGTGAGCGCATTAACTGGGGAATCAATTCTGAGACAATCAACAGTTCTTGTCATGAGAATAACATCTTGATGGTTAACTATCCTATACG AGAGGTTGATTCCTTGGACCTAAGAAAGAAGCTTCCTTTCTGTGTTGGTCTTCTGTTGCGTCTTATAAGGAAGAACTACCGTATATATGTGACTTGTACCACTGGATATGATAGATCACCAGCATGCGTGATATCATACTTACACTGGGTTCAAGATACACCTCTCCATATTGCTCACAAGTTCATCACTGGTTTGCACTCTTGTAGACCTGACAG AGCTGCAATTGTTTGGGCAACTTGGGATCTTATTGCTTTAGTTGAAAATGGAAGGCATGATGGTAGTCCCACACATTCAGAATGTTTCGTTTGGAACAGTGGTAGGGAG GGTGAGGATGTAGAGTTGGTTGGAGATTTTACAAGTAACTGGAAAGACAAAATAAGATGCATCCACAAGGGTGGGTCAAGATATGAGGCTGAAGTTCGCCTTCGGCATGGAAA GTACTATTACAAGTTTATAGTTGGGGGCCAGTGGAGGCATTCGACTTCATTGCCTACAGAAACAGACGAACATGGGAATGTCAACAATGTGATCAGAGTAGGTGACATTGCTCGGATTCGTCCTGCTCCAAGCCAGCTACACATAAAA GATCCAACTGTTGTTAAGGTCATAGAAAGGGCGCTAACAGAGGACGAGCGGTTTTCATTGGCGTTTGCAGCACGCCGCATGGCATTTGCAATCTGCCCAATCAGATTGTCCCCAAAGCAGTAG